GTAGAACGTCACCGGAACCAGCAATGCCGTCGCCATCGTGGCGGTCAGCCCCGGGATCGCGCCGATGAACAGCCCGAACACGGCACTGCCGACGATGACCATCAGGACATAGGGGGAGAAGAGTTCGGCAGCCGCCGCAAGGAGATGAGCCGTCATAGCCATATTGCCCAAGGTTGAAGGAGGCCGCGCGGCAAGGGCACGAGCAGGCCCTTCGAGAACATGAGATAGATGAGGACGCTTGCCACCACCGAAAGCGCGACCGCGAACAGGAACCGCATGCCGCCGAAGATCAGCAGGATGGCAAGCGTGACGGCTGCGAGCGGAATGAAGCCGATCAGCTCGCTGAGATAAACATAGGCCAGCATCGCCAGCAGAACCAGGAGAGGCCCGGCGAGCCGCGGCCGGCCGGCATGCGGCGAGGCAACGGTGTCCTCATCCTCGACGGAACCCGGCCGGATAACCGCGAGCGCCACTCCCGCCGCGACGGCCGCTATCCCGAGCAGGACCGGGAAGAAACCCGGCCCGTAGGCGATGTGAGACCCGGCCATTGGCTCCGGCAATTGCAGCGCCATGTAGATGACGGCAATGCCGAATGCCGCGATCAGGAGGCCAAGCCCCCTGTCTCCGAGATTCGTCATGGAACTACTCCCGACCTTGGGCGTCACTTGCCCTTG
This genomic window from Neorhizobium galegae contains:
- a CDS encoding tripartite tricarboxylate transporter TctB family protein — translated: MTNLGDRGLGLLIAAFGIAVIYMALQLPEPMAGSHIAYGPGFFPVLLGIAAVAAGVALAVIRPGSVEDEDTVASPHAGRPRLAGPLLVLLAMLAYVYLSELIGFIPLAAVTLAILLIFGGMRFLFAVALSVVASVLIYLMFSKGLLVPLPRGLLQPWAIWL